One Setaria viridis chromosome 5, Setaria_viridis_v4.0, whole genome shotgun sequence genomic region harbors:
- the LOC117859319 gene encoding protein NUCLEAR FUSION DEFECTIVE 4 has protein sequence MPSPSSAHWLSLVGSIWLQTINGPNADFPVYSSQLKDLKHISQVQLNFLAFASDAGKLFGWFSGVAALYLPLWLVAFVGAAFGLVGYGVQYLFLDSAGLRYWHLFLLTSLAGNGICWINTVCYLLCIRNFGSSSRVAVGLATSYLGLSAKVYTSLADSIPGLANSKAKAYLLLNAVVPMLVTVVVAPSLRAVDLTSNASTDAAFLVMFAITLATGACAVVGSIGSTSNGLSSREHMVSLGVLLATPILIPLALRIRESLNKIWETKRENRIHDLGTDDADAIERVVAIDIADVESKEGDSATEKPKEEVGGLRLLRKLDFWLYFFSYMFSGTLGLVFLNNLGQIAESRQLAQTSTLVSLSSSFGFFGRLLPSFLDYYSAKSGYSISRTGSMASLMAPMAGAFFLLLNPGNFFLYLSTAVIGTCTGAITSVAVSATSELFGTKNFGVNHNVVVSNIPVGSLCFGYFAAYLYQRGAAQGGHQSCIGAGCYQETFVVWGAMCAVGTLLCSVLYARSRGFAGRLSAVAAAGGAVRTSCLARLANLFS, from the exons ATGCCTTCCCCTTCCTCGGCCCACTGGCTGAGCCTCGTCGGGAGCATCTGGCTGCAGACCATCAACGGGCCCAACGCCGACTTCCCCGTCTACTCGTCGCAGCTCAAGGACCTCAAGCACATCTCCCAGGTGCAGCTCAACTTCCTGGCCTTCGCCTCCGACGCCGGCAAGCTCTTCGGCTGGTTCTCCGGGGTGGCCGCGCTGTACCTCCCGCTCTGGCTCGTCGCCTTCGTCGGCGCCGCGTTCGGCCTCGTCGGCTACGGCGTCCAGTACCTCTTCCTCGACAGCGCCGGCCTCCGGTACTGGCACCTGTTCCTGCTCACCTCCCTGGCCGGGAATGGCATCTGCTGGATCAACACCGTCTGCTACCTCCTCTGCATCCGCAACTTCGGCTCCAGCAGCCGCGTCGCCGTGGGCCTCGCCACCAGCTACCTCGGCCTCAGCGCCAAGGTCTACACCAGCCTGGCAGACTCCATACCGGGCCTGGCCAACTCCAAGGCCAAGGCCTACCTCCTGCTCAATGCCGTCGTGCCCATGCTCGTCACCGTCGTGGTGGCGCCGTCGCTCAGGGCGGTCGACCTCACGAGCAACGCGAGCACGGACGCGGCATTCCTCGTCATGTTCGCCATCACGCTCGCCACGGGCGCCTGCGCCGTCGTCGGCAGCATCGGCTCCACGTCCAACGGGCTCTCGTCGAGGGAGCACATGGTCAGCCTCGGCGTGCTCCTGGCAACCCCCATACTCATCCCGCTGGCGCTCAGGATCCGCGAGAGCCTCAACAAGATTTGGGAGACCAAACGGGAGAACAGGATCCACGACCTCGGcaccgacgacgccgacgccatCGAGAGGGTCGTCGCCATCGACATCGCTGACGTTGAGAGCAAGGAGGGGGACTCCGCCACGGAGAAACCAAAGGAGGAGGTCGGCGGCCTCCGGCTGCTGAGAAAGCTGGACTTCTGGCTCTACTTCTTCAGCTACATGTTCAGCGGCACCCTGGGTCTGGTGTTCCTGAACAATCTGGGACAGATCGCCGAGTCGCGACAGCTCGCGCAGACTTCTACGCTGGTCTCGCTGTCGTCGTCGTTTGGATTCTTCGGCCGCCTGCTGCCATCCTTCTTGGACTACTACTCCGCGAA AAGCGGCTACTCCATCTCGAGGACGGGATCCATGGCGTCGCTGATGGCGCCCATGGCGGGCGCCTTCTTCCTGCTCCTCAACCCGGGCAACTTCTTCCTGTACCTGAGCACGGCGGTGATCGGTACGTGCACGGGCGCCATCACGTCGGTGGCCGTCTCCGCCACCAGCGAGCTGTTCGGCACCAAGAACTTCGGCGTGAACCACAACGTGGTGGTGAGCAACATCCCCGTGGGCTCCCTGTGCTTCGGCTACTTCGCCGCCTACCTCTaccagcgcggcgcggcgcagggcGGCCACCAAAGCTGCATCGGCGCCGGGTGCTACCAGGAGACGTTCGTGGTGTGGGGCGCCATGTGCGCCGTGGGCACGCTACTCTGCTCCGTGCTCTACGCGCGGTCGCGCGGCTTCGCCGGGAGGCTATCGGCGgtcgcggcggccggaggagcAGTAAGGACATCGTGCCTTGCCCGCTTAGCTAACCTCTTCTCGTAG